The following are encoded together in the Deltaproteobacteria bacterium PRO3 genome:
- a CDS encoding efflux RND transporter periplasmic adaptor subunit: protein MEKKRSTKFLLWVLLAMLLAGGLYWALRPKPILVEIAEARRGPYEQQVIEEGKTRAKEIYKVLSPVAGNLRRVRLHPGDAVKEGDLLAEIDRPGVWPIKSPVAGTVLRVQRESGGPIERGDLILEVADPKQLEVVSEVLTEDALGIKPGDPVRMESWGECRTLEGRVRRVEPGAFTKVSALGIEEQRVNVIIDFNGTTGHCEGLADGFRLNNYITTFRAEDALTIPVGALFRDGRDWAVFQVVGGRARKTKVEVERRNPESALLKSGLKPGDFVVVYPSDELTDGARVVPMNPGARSS, encoded by the coding sequence ATGGAAAAGAAGCGCTCGACGAAATTTCTCCTCTGGGTCCTCTTGGCGATGCTGCTCGCCGGCGGCCTCTATTGGGCCCTGCGCCCGAAGCCCATCCTCGTGGAAATCGCCGAAGCCCGGCGTGGGCCCTACGAACAGCAGGTGATCGAGGAGGGCAAGACGCGCGCGAAAGAAATCTACAAGGTCCTCTCGCCGGTCGCCGGAAACCTGCGCCGGGTGCGGCTGCATCCCGGCGACGCGGTGAAAGAAGGCGATCTGCTCGCCGAGATCGACCGTCCCGGCGTCTGGCCGATCAAGTCGCCCGTCGCCGGGACCGTCCTGCGTGTGCAGCGAGAGAGCGGCGGACCCATCGAGCGCGGCGACCTCATCCTGGAGGTGGCGGATCCCAAGCAATTGGAGGTGGTTTCGGAGGTCTTGACCGAGGACGCCCTGGGCATCAAGCCGGGAGACCCGGTGCGGATGGAGAGCTGGGGCGAGTGCCGAACCCTTGAGGGCAGGGTTCGGCGGGTCGAGCCCGGGGCCTTCACGAAGGTCTCGGCCTTAGGAATAGAAGAGCAGCGGGTCAACGTGATCATCGACTTCAACGGGACGACCGGGCATTGCGAGGGCCTGGCGGACGGCTTCCGCCTGAACAACTATATCACCACTTTCCGAGCCGAAGACGCGCTGACGATCCCGGTGGGGGCCCTGTTTCGCGACGGCCGGGACTGGGCGGTCTTTCAAGTCGTGGGGGGCCGGGCGCGAAAGACCAAAGTCGAGGTCGAGCGCCGCAACCCGGAGTCGGCCCTGCTGAAGTCCGGCTTGAAGCCCGGCGATTTTGTGGTGGTCTATCCCAGCGACGAATTGACCGACGGCGCGCGGGTGGTGCCCATGAACCCGGGCGCCCGGTCTTCCTAA
- a CDS encoding DUF853 family protein, whose translation LAGQYEQMLDRESAFEMLKKRQQELAAQAAPEAAQSAPKPRASQRQGVGEAFVKSAARSIGSQLGNQIIRGVLGSIFGGGRKKGGFGGLF comes from the coding sequence CTGGCCGGACAGTACGAGCAGATGCTGGACCGCGAATCCGCCTTCGAGATGCTGAAGAAGCGCCAGCAAGAGCTCGCGGCCCAAGCCGCGCCCGAGGCCGCCCAGTCGGCCCCCAAGCCGAGGGCGAGCCAGCGGCAGGGCGTGGGCGAGGCCTTCGTCAAGTCGGCGGCGCGCAGCATCGGCTCGCAGCTGGGCAATCAGATCATCCGCGGCGTCTTGGGTTCGATCTTCGGGGGAGGGCGGAAAAAGGGCGGCTTCGGGGGACTGTTTTAG